One Oryza sativa Japonica Group chromosome 8, ASM3414082v1 DNA window includes the following coding sequences:
- the LOC4345356 gene encoding UPF0481 protein At3g47200, which translates to MTGGHQEGSSSRTRDVPRGSGGITYFIGRIVVPRQYKPQCVSIGPYHRNMPLRGNVEKKECLNDILRKEAQRRSGDLSSSEIKSEWMNELSRYVDNSPECYYDFNSLNKNEKHMTTEDFLSMLLEDGCYILHKFVVRQDRTAAVGGGGGSGRYREDIDVNVQRDIIYLAENQIPFFILDKINGIIGWSVTGKPLVEVFCSYIEREVLNWYGYAIGQRWNVTPEPIHLLHLLHILLIGCQKPRALTHTHQVATGAAVPTEPHAARSRIEASSANITRQNETAIEMVPVITDASTTQHEQTAAGTRAAHSHGEASSGNHPQQDETAIDVITGASATEHRNEKPPEKKGVRRFLRWRRAKQYEKARVDLTGVDLISIAEGPGGEACGALSILDVKLIGRCGGIRLEFPSLYVDGETWCMLGNLIGLEQSNPDMIPQRVTAYCVLMSQLACTKEDVELLARRRVTDHLMRNDEDCATKFAALCDGVNFNLDDPSRNYLQKECVALDQRYRSRPSQWTAWMLREHCRNPCVAVASVLAIIAIAFGVLQAVYTVLKLVRKVK; encoded by the exons ATGACGGGAG GACATCAGGAAGGTAGCAGCAGCCGTACTAGAGATGTCCCCCGAGGAAGTGGTGGAATCACCTACTTCATCGGAAGAATCGTCGTCCCACGCCAATATAAACCGCAATGCGTCTCCATCGGGCCCTACCACAGGAATATGCCTCTCCGGGGGAACGTGGAGAAGAAAGAATGCCTCAACGACATCCTGCGCAAGGAGGCGCAGAGGCGCAGCGGCGATCTATCTTCATCGGAAATTAAGAGCGAATGGATGAACGAGCTGAGTAGATACGTGGATAATTCACCCGAGTGCTACTACGACTTCAACTCTTTAAATAAAAACGAAAAGCATATGACAACGGAGGATTTCTTGAGCATGCTGCTCGAGGACGGCTGCTACATCCTTCACAAGTTCGTAGTTCGACAGGATAGGACAGCAgcggtaggaggaggaggaggtagcgGACGATACAGGGAAGACATCGACGTTAACGTACAACGCGACATCATCTACCTCGCTGAGAATCAGATACCGTTCTTCATCCTAGACAAGATCAACGGAATAATAGGTTGGAGCGTGACTGGTAAACCTCTGGTAGAGGTGTTCTGCTCGTACATCGAACGAGAGGTGCTCAACTGGTACGGGTACGCCATCGGACAGCGGTGGAACGTGACACCGGAACCCATTCATCTCCTGCACCTGCTGCACATACTCCTGATAGGATGCCAGAAGCCGCGGGCGCTGACACACACACACCAGGTGGCTACCGGCGCAGCAGTTCCGACGGAGCCGCACGCTGCTCGTTCCCGCATCGAGGCGTCATCGGCGAACATCACCCGGCAGAACGAAACAGCGATCGAGATGGTGCCAGTCATCACGGATGCCTCGACTACCCAGCACGAGCAGACAGCAGCAGGGACGCGCGCCGCCCATTCCCACGGCGAGGCGTCATCGGGGAACCACCCCCAGCAGGACGAAACAGCGATCGACGTCATCACGGGCGCCTCGGCGACCGAGCACAGGAATGAGAAGCCACCAGAGAAGAAGGGGGTGCGCCGTTTCCTTCGTTGGCGCCGGGCCAAGCAATATGAAAAGGCCCGCGTCGATCTCACAGGCGTCGACCTGATTTCCATCGCCGAGGGCCCCGGCGGCGAGGCATGCGGTGCTCTCTCAATCCTGGATGTGAAGCTGATCGGGCGGTGTGGCGGAATACGACTCGAATTTCCCAGCCTGTACGTCGATGGCGAGACATGGTGCATGCTAGGCAACCTAATCGGGCTGGAGCAGAGCAACCCTGACATGATCCCGCAGCGTGTCACGGCGTACTGCGTGCTCATGTCCCAGCTGGCGTGCACCAAGGAAGACGTCGAGCTGCTGGCCCGGAGACGCGTCACCGATCACCTTATGCGCAACGACGAAGATTGTGCCACAAAATTCGCCGCTCTCTGCGACGGGGTCAACTTCAACCTGGACGACCCTAGCCGCAACTACCTGCAGAAAGAGTGTGTGGCGCTGGACCAACGCTACCGGAGTCGGCCATCCCAATGGACAGCGTGGATGCTGCGCGAGCACTGCCGCAACCCCTGCGTCGCCGTCGCTTCTGTGCTTGCCATCATCGCCATCGCGTTCGGCGTGCTGCAGGCTGTCTATACGGTCCTAAAGCTCGTGCGAAAGGTAAAATAA